From one Gemmatimonadota bacterium genomic stretch:
- a CDS encoding metallophosphoesterase family protein: protein MDNIGRIAIFSDVHGNLEALQTVLEKIAEAQVDRIICLGDMVGYGADPNMCIERVREVSDLVLAGNHDWAAVGLEDPGFFNPVALAAIQWTVQMLSDENASLLRSYQPFQNESAFCYAHASPIEPELWHYLFDPEDGWSMLAQTNFEMCFVGHSHRAFVCSASQKTVLTREGEVQLSDNDRYLVNVGSVGQPRDGDARAAFVVWDRENGNLQLRRVSYDVATAQAKILSAGLPPFLAERIELGM, encoded by the coding sequence ATGGATAATATTGGACGCATTGCGATCTTTTCAGATGTACACGGAAATCTCGAAGCCTTGCAAACCGTACTGGAAAAAATTGCAGAAGCACAGGTAGATCGAATTATTTGTTTGGGCGATATGGTCGGATACGGCGCGGACCCCAATATGTGTATAGAGCGCGTGCGCGAAGTATCGGACCTCGTACTCGCGGGCAATCACGATTGGGCAGCTGTGGGCCTGGAAGATCCGGGATTTTTTAACCCCGTGGCACTGGCGGCAATACAATGGACCGTTCAAATGCTGAGCGATGAAAACGCCTCGCTATTGCGATCTTACCAACCCTTCCAAAATGAATCTGCTTTTTGTTATGCCCACGCTTCGCCAATTGAACCCGAGTTGTGGCACTATTTATTCGACCCCGAAGATGGCTGGTCAATGCTCGCCCAGACCAATTTCGAGATGTGTTTTGTCGGACATTCTCACCGCGCATTTGTGTGCTCGGCATCTCAAAAAACAGTACTTACGCGCGAAGGAGAAGTGCAGTTGTCCGACAATGATCGCTATCTCGTAAATGTCGGCAGTGTAGGACAACCTCGCGACGGCGATGCGCGGGCGGCTTTTGTCGTATGGGACCGGGAAAATGGGAACCTCCAATTGCGCCGCGTGTCTTACGATGTGGCAACAGCACAGGCCAAAATTCTATCCGCGGGACTTCCGCCTTTTTTGGCCGAACGCATCGAACTTGGGATGTGA
- the nusB gene encoding transcription antitermination factor NusB, which produces MIKSRRKARQAALQALYWTVSVGDPVQQTAQTMCIRARLSALSSDFAINLAQTAWEHREELDASIEPVLENWSLDRVSRIDRIVLWMALAEMRYFKDIPYKVSIDEAIELAKQFSEANASNFINGILDTLSKDAEQPNG; this is translated from the coding sequence ATGATTAAATCGAGGCGCAAAGCGCGTCAGGCTGCGTTGCAAGCACTTTATTGGACTGTAAGTGTGGGCGATCCCGTGCAACAGACAGCGCAGACCATGTGCATCCGAGCGCGTCTTTCGGCATTGAGCTCGGATTTTGCGATAAATCTGGCTCAAACGGCCTGGGAACACCGCGAAGAACTGGACGCATCGATTGAACCCGTACTGGAAAACTGGTCATTGGACCGGGTTTCGCGTATTGATCGCATCGTGCTCTGGATGGCCCTTGCGGAAATGCGCTATTTCAAAGATATTCCCTACAAAGTCTCTATTGACGAAGCCATAGAACTGGCCAAGCAATTTAGCGAAGCCAATGCTTCTAACTTTATCAACGGCATCCTCGATACCCTGTCCAAAGATGCGGAACAACCCAATGGATAA
- the ribE gene encoding 6,7-dimethyl-8-ribityllumazine synthase, whose protein sequence is MPRVYEGQLSAEGVRLGIVVGRFNAFISKELLGGALDCIARHGGDTDAIDVVWVPGSFEIPTMAQKMAQSGRYDALICLGAVIRGSTPHFDYVCSEAAKGVASIGRETGVPTIFGILTTDTIEQAIERAGTKAGNKGWEAALGAIEMIGVIAAWEAKK, encoded by the coding sequence ATGCCCAGAGTTTATGAAGGTCAGTTATCGGCAGAAGGCGTGCGACTTGGCATTGTAGTGGGGCGATTCAATGCGTTTATCAGCAAAGAATTGCTCGGCGGTGCGCTCGATTGTATTGCGCGACACGGCGGCGATACAGATGCCATAGACGTGGTATGGGTACCGGGAAGTTTTGAAATTCCCACCATGGCGCAAAAAATGGCGCAAAGCGGTCGATATGACGCGCTGATCTGTCTGGGCGCTGTGATCAGAGGCAGCACACCGCATTTTGACTACGTATGCAGTGAAGCAGCAAAAGGGGTAGCGTCTATTGGCCGCGAAACAGGCGTACCCACCATATTTGGCATTTTGACAACCGACACCATTGAACAAGCCATAGAACGGGCGGGAACAAAAGCCGGGAATAAGGGCTGGGAAGCTGCCCTGGGCGCGATTGAAATGATTGGGGTTATCGCCGCATGGGAAGCAAAAAAATGA
- a CDS encoding bifunctional 3,4-dihydroxy-2-butanone-4-phosphate synthase/GTP cyclohydrolase II — MNKIATIEDALEDIRAGKIVIVVDDEDRENEGDFIMAAEKVTPEAINFMARHGRGLVCLPATPDRLKELDLDMMVNTNTALHGTPFTVSIDALYGVTTGISAQDRAETIRQFVDPKTRPENFGRPGHIFPLRAMPGGVLRRAGHTEAAVDLARLAGLYPAGVLCEILNEDGTMARLPQLLELADQFGLKVTTIHDLIAYRRRSEKLVRCVEQVDMPTRFGAFQLHLYESDVDEREHVALVKGDLSGDAPVMVRMHSECLTGDSLGSLRCDCEKNLHSALEMIEKEGRGALVYMRQEGRGIGLRAKLHAYKLQEDGYDTVEANLKLGFKMDERDYGIGAQILSDLGIRKVSLITNNPSKRVGLEAYGIEIIDSIPVAIQVNKWNLSYMRTKQEKMGHLFKEDDLHLDNEGDSDAQSL; from the coding sequence ATGAACAAAATCGCAACAATAGAAGACGCCCTCGAAGATATTCGAGCGGGCAAAATCGTCATTGTAGTCGATGACGAAGACCGGGAAAACGAAGGCGATTTCATCATGGCGGCAGAAAAAGTCACACCTGAAGCCATTAATTTTATGGCGCGCCATGGACGCGGGCTGGTCTGTTTGCCCGCAACCCCCGACCGCCTCAAAGAACTCGACCTGGACATGATGGTCAACACCAACACAGCCCTTCACGGCACGCCATTCACGGTGAGCATCGACGCGCTCTACGGCGTGACAACCGGTATCTCCGCACAGGATCGCGCCGAAACAATTCGACAATTTGTAGATCCCAAAACGCGGCCTGAAAATTTTGGCCGACCAGGTCACATTTTTCCACTCCGCGCAATGCCCGGCGGGGTCTTGCGACGAGCGGGACACACAGAAGCAGCAGTAGATCTGGCGCGTTTGGCCGGCCTGTATCCCGCCGGTGTACTGTGTGAAATCCTCAATGAAGACGGCACCATGGCACGCTTGCCACAGCTTTTGGAACTTGCCGATCAATTTGGCTTGAAAGTGACGACAATTCACGATCTGATTGCCTATCGCCGTCGCTCCGAAAAACTGGTGCGCTGTGTCGAGCAAGTGGATATGCCCACGCGGTTTGGCGCGTTTCAATTACACCTGTATGAAAGCGACGTAGATGAACGCGAACACGTCGCACTCGTAAAAGGCGACCTTTCCGGCGATGCACCCGTAATGGTGCGGATGCACTCCGAATGCCTGACGGGCGACTCACTCGGCTCATTGCGCTGTGACTGCGAAAAAAACTTACACTCAGCTCTCGAAATGATCGAAAAAGAAGGACGCGGAGCGCTGGTGTATATGCGGCAGGAAGGGCGGGGTATTGGCCTGCGGGCAAAATTGCACGCGTACAAACTGCAAGAAGATGGATATGACACCGTAGAAGCCAACTTGAAACTCGGATTTAAAATGGATGAACGAGACTACGGCATTGGCGCGCAAATCCTGTCGGATTTGGGAATCAGAAAAGTCTCACTAATCACCAATAATCCATCAAAGCGCGTGGGATTAGAAGCGTATGGAATAGAAATTATAGACAGCATCCCGGTCGCCATTCAGGTCAACAAATGGAACCTATCATACATGCGAACCAAACAGGAAAAAATGGGGCATTTGTTTAAAGAGGACGACTTGCATTTAGACAATGAAGGAGATAGTGATGCCCAGAGTTTATGA